A single window of Desulfovibrio sp. G11 DNA harbors:
- a CDS encoding FAD-binding and (Fe-S)-binding domain-containing protein, with translation MPHKGPHISISPDYVVNRILRINIDDFAEWPESVRNLAIAIAEELFLMAYNPFIDADTVRSSVRDSFEKESVSLAHYYATAIGEGITMFWSAHEAEMEFREKLISALGDILPAECILTNPGALVESATDATDLRMELPLLVVEPDTTEQVAELVKLANDMKFALIPRGGGSGMTGGAVPARKRTLIVSLTRLTRVGPIDMENMSVTCEAGAITQTVINAVDAAGALFSVDPASKQASSIGGNISENAGGPMAFEYGTTLDNLLWWRMVTPTGEIITVERENHPRHKILPHETAVFVVKDVSGGVRNVVHLRGDEIRLPGLGKDVTNKALGGLPGMQKEGVDGIITEAGFIVHPKPRHKRVMVLEFFGRSMHPAAVVVRELVALRNRIREEGDYAHLSAMEEFNAKYVQAIEYKRKSEKYDGAPISVIILQVDGDDPYLLDTCVGDIVSVVEQQENVDIIVAADDKEGERFWEDRHKLSAIAKRTSGFKLNEDVVIPMDRIPDFALFLEQINLECTAASYRHALQEVGRLPGFPMEDKDFNREFSQASKAASGDVAAADVSDVEMAERAEAFLEVLKEKYSHLAKKISKIRDYMEASRIVVASHMHAGDGNCHVNIPVNSNDAQMLEEAEEVAARVMAECQEMGGEVSGEHGIGITKIAFFSKEKMDALRAFKERVDPRDVMNPAKLVYRDLPVRPFTFSFNRLIRDIRESGLPDKDKLIHLLTSIQVCTRCGKCKQVCSMCYPERSMQYHPRNKNMVMGMLLEAVYYSQVNKGRIDDRLLKWMRDLVEHCTACGRCMANCPVKIPSGEVALTLRALLEHEGASGHPIKGRALEWLVRDIAHRAPKAAKVASLGQKMQNKFLGFVPAVWKRRMQSPLFSGRGPKMGYTNLYESLKLHRGAVFTPAEPAPGMPLALYFPGCGGALFYDRIGTSSIMLLLKAGFAVAVPPRHMCCGFPLLAAGMDTAFEDNMAQNRQYLASMLRSLVKQGFDCKYLVTACGSCRDGLERLNIQAQFPDLVMRDVVQLTMPLLSREDLRAPVAEGSRLVYHGACHCEWADVHKVKGQRQVVRALGEFSGADVVLSPGCCGESGMGAMTSPQIYNLLRTRKQQRLEDAMGENYDGPVVVGCPSCKIGIARCLINMHDKHSVLHVAEWLAGQIDGEDRRQSFRKKVNETRGDVRVIDLK, from the coding sequence ATGCCCCATAAGGGTCCGCATATTTCCATTTCTCCTGACTATGTGGTGAATCGTATTCTGCGCATCAATATTGATGACTTTGCCGAATGGCCCGAGTCTGTGCGCAACCTTGCCATTGCCATCGCAGAAGAGCTTTTTCTGATGGCTTACAACCCCTTTATCGATGCGGATACCGTACGCAGCAGCGTACGTGACAGCTTCGAAAAGGAGTCTGTCTCTCTGGCGCATTATTATGCCACGGCCATCGGTGAAGGCATTACCATGTTCTGGTCGGCCCATGAGGCCGAAATGGAGTTCAGGGAAAAGCTCATCAGCGCTCTGGGCGACATCCTGCCTGCAGAGTGCATCCTGACCAATCCGGGCGCACTGGTGGAGTCCGCCACGGACGCCACGGACCTGCGCATGGAGCTGCCTCTTCTGGTGGTGGAGCCTGATACAACAGAGCAGGTGGCCGAGCTTGTCAAGCTTGCCAACGACATGAAATTTGCCCTCATCCCGCGCGGCGGGGGGTCGGGTATGACCGGCGGGGCTGTACCCGCACGCAAGCGCACCCTTATAGTGAGCCTCACACGCCTTACCCGCGTGGGACCTATTGATATGGAAAACATGTCGGTCACCTGTGAGGCCGGAGCCATCACCCAGACCGTCATCAACGCCGTTGACGCCGCAGGAGCGCTTTTTTCCGTAGACCCGGCCTCCAAGCAGGCCTCGTCCATCGGCGGCAATATTTCTGAAAATGCGGGCGGGCCAATGGCCTTTGAATACGGAACCACGCTGGACAACCTGCTGTGGTGGCGCATGGTGACCCCTACGGGTGAGATCATCACCGTAGAGCGCGAAAACCACCCCCGCCACAAGATACTGCCCCATGAGACCGCTGTTTTTGTGGTCAAGGACGTCAGCGGCGGTGTACGCAACGTGGTGCATCTGCGCGGTGACGAAATCCGCCTGCCGGGCCTTGGCAAGGACGTGACCAACAAGGCCCTTGGTGGTCTGCCCGGCATGCAGAAAGAAGGTGTGGACGGCATCATCACCGAAGCCGGTTTCATTGTTCATCCCAAACCCCGTCACAAGCGGGTGATGGTGCTGGAATTTTTCGGCCGTTCAATGCATCCGGCCGCCGTGGTGGTGCGCGAACTGGTGGCCCTGCGCAACCGTATCCGCGAAGAGGGCGATTACGCCCATCTTTCGGCTATGGAAGAATTCAACGCCAAGTACGTGCAGGCCATCGAATACAAGCGTAAGTCCGAAAAGTACGACGGTGCGCCCATTTCCGTCATCATCCTTCAGGTGGACGGCGACGACCCCTATCTGCTGGATACCTGTGTGGGCGACATCGTAAGCGTGGTCGAGCAGCAGGAAAACGTGGATATCATCGTGGCTGCTGATGACAAGGAAGGCGAGCGCTTCTGGGAAGATCGCCACAAGCTTTCGGCCATCGCCAAGCGTACCTCCGGCTTCAAGCTCAATGAAGACGTGGTCATTCCCATGGACCGCATACCAGATTTTGCGCTTTTTCTTGAGCAGATAAACCTGGAATGCACAGCCGCATCCTACCGCCATGCCCTGCAGGAAGTGGGACGCCTGCCCGGCTTTCCTATGGAAGACAAGGACTTCAACCGGGAGTTTTCGCAGGCGTCCAAGGCCGCTTCCGGCGATGTTGCCGCCGCGGATGTTTCGGATGTGGAAATGGCCGAGCGGGCCGAGGCGTTTCTTGAAGTCCTGAAAGAAAAATATTCGCACCTTGCAAAAAAAATCAGCAAGATACGCGATTATATGGAAGCCAGCCGCATTGTGGTCGCCAGCCATATGCACGCTGGCGACGGCAACTGCCATGTGAATATTCCTGTGAACTCCAACGATGCCCAGATGCTGGAAGAAGCCGAAGAGGTGGCGGCCCGCGTCATGGCTGAATGCCAGGAAATGGGCGGCGAGGTTTCGGGCGAGCACGGCATTGGCATTACCAAAATAGCCTTTTTCAGCAAGGAAAAAATGGACGCCCTGCGCGCGTTCAAAGAACGTGTGGACCCGCGCGACGTCATGAACCCCGCCAAGCTCGTCTATCGCGACCTGCCCGTGCGCCCCTTCACGTTTTCATTCAACCGCCTTATCCGCGATATCCGCGAGAGCGGCCTGCCGGATAAGGACAAGCTCATCCACCTGCTCACCTCCATCCAGGTGTGTACGCGCTGCGGCAAGTGCAAGCAGGTATGCTCCATGTGCTATCCCGAGCGCTCCATGCAGTATCACCCGCGCAACAAGAATATGGTGATGGGCATGCTGCTTGAGGCCGTTTATTACAGCCAGGTTAACAAGGGTCGTATTGATGACCGCCTGCTCAAGTGGATGCGCGATCTTGTGGAGCACTGCACGGCCTGTGGCCGCTGCATGGCCAACTGCCCGGTCAAGATTCCCTCTGGCGAGGTGGCGCTTACCTTGCGCGCCCTGCTGGAGCACGAAGGCGCCAGCGGGCATCCCATCAAGGGGCGCGCTCTGGAATGGCTTGTGCGCGATATTGCCCACCGCGCGCCCAAGGCGGCCAAGGTGGCCTCGCTGGGCCAGAAAATGCAGAACAAGTTTCTGGGCTTCGTCCCCGCTGTGTGGAAGCGCCGCATGCAAAGCCCGCTTTTTTCCGGGCGAGGCCCCAAGATGGGCTATACCAACCTGTACGAATCCCTCAAGCTGCACAGGGGTGCTGTGTTTACCCCGGCCGAGCCTGCACCGGGCATGCCCCTTGCGCTGTATTTTCCGGGCTGCGGCGGCGCGCTCTTTTATGACCGCATCGGCACTTCTTCCATCATGTTGCTGCTCAAGGCGGGTTTTGCCGTGGCTGTGCCGCCCAGGCACATGTGCTGCGGGTTCCCGCTGCTTGCGGCCGGTATGGATACGGCTTTTGAAGACAATATGGCCCAGAACAGGCAATACCTTGCCTCCATGCTGCGCAGCCTCGTCAAGCAGGGTTTTGACTGCAAATACCTGGTTACGGCCTGCGGCTCCTGCCGCGACGGGCTGGAGCGACTGAACATACAGGCTCAGTTTCCCGATCTGGTCATGCGTGACGTGGTCCAGCTCACCATGCCACTGCTTTCCCGCGAAGACCTGCGTGCCCCTGTGGCCGAAGGCTCAAGGCTCGTGTACCACGGGGCCTGCCATTGTGAGTGGGCTGATGTGCACAAGGTCAAGGGGCAGCGGCAGGTTGTGCGCGCCCTTGGCGAATTCAGCGGGGCGGATGTGGTTCTCAGCCCCGGCTGCTGCGGTGAATCCGGCATGGGCGCCATGACCTCGCCCCAGATATACAATCTTTTGCGGACGCGGAAGCAGCAACGGCTTGAGGACGCCATGGGCGAAAACTATGACGGCCCCGTGGTGGTGGGCTGCCCGTCCTGCAAGATCGGTATCGCGCGCTGCCTCATCAACATGCACGACAAGCATTCTGTCCTGCATGTGGCTGAATGGCTGGCAGGGCAGATTGACGGTGAAGACCGCCGGCAGAGCTTCCGCAAAAAAGTTAATGAAACTCGCGGAGATGTGCGCGTAATTGACCTGAAATAG